The Tripterygium wilfordii isolate XIE 37 chromosome 4, ASM1340144v1, whole genome shotgun sequence genome has a window encoding:
- the LOC119996644 gene encoding U11/U12 small nuclear ribonucleoprotein 48 kDa protein produces MHPFSHYQSFTLPHQAPVPSPNPNFSSSQNPTSPNFNVSFNSQKPPILDLSATLSSLTSLISQSRQTLDSLSTLLPLPPKPDHVPCPFNPHHLMPPESLFLHSLRCPFSPIPPITDDVLDSLHYPKTLNSHDRVPFTQELPDPCAELCFSLDDYYGNFGSNFFYKDCPAVVNSLDLDDSKRMLTLPGVLLKECANFVVRDGRGEVEVQFSERLEFKVLPSEFWTIRVEVEGWGGNYPIEYSYSVACAILGSKIVKNSNLTKWIIANSPRYGVVIDVHLRDHVYVLFRLCLKAIVKEAFSLEELVLNRVSDEQTVVGDTKRRVSLKCPILVQVLMWFASQLSVLYGEVNGRCFAINIFKQFLLEAAPQVLLIPLEETSTHSSINNELCVNTIHAKDVRFEEPVERRMGVEIGKLVGKHVDCEVIFVSQVAAAVAAVLERSLLEQKIKGSQVSQQFTRYQRMAEHAYVSSKADEERKKRSDYRPIIDHDGLPRQRSSNQDSNKFKTKEELLAEERDYKRRRMSYRGKKVKRTTLQVMRDIIEEYMEGIQEAGGIGYYEKRTKEKGALLGSPSGQHFVLDADGQKSMNADSLEATRGIPDKYVGQSSSNFNGHGRTNRGRHGSSGSLEDKRSTGRNKHRGEYDSESPERYRSRERSSQRIHDRVLDDVEVTRTKPHEMKRSSGKSDGHDFLSNYHDSNHTDRFTVGKDDHKLKSKSKRERSKYGHHISDSVVRSAFRDRYDPSESHDHHISDSVVKSAFGDRYDPSESHDKY; encoded by the exons ATGCATCCATTTTCGCACTACCAGTCCTTCACCCTCCCTCATCAAGCTCCAGTTCCTAGCCCTAAccctaatttctcatcctctcAAAACCCTACTAGCCCTAATTTTAACGTCTCCTTCAATTCTCAAAAACCCCCAATTTTGGATCTCTCCGCCACACTCTCTTCTCTAACATCACTCATCTCTCAATCTCGTCAAACCCTCGATTCCCTCTCTACACTCCTCCCTCTCCCTCCTAAACCGGACCATGTACCCTGCCCCTTCAACCCCCACCACCTCATGCCGCCGGAATCTCTCTTCCTGCACTCCCTTCGTTGCCCCTTCTCTCCTATTCCACCTATAACTGACGACGTTCTCGATTCCCTCCACTACCCCAAAACCCTGAATTCCCATGACCGCGTCCCCTTCACTCAAGAGTTACCCGATCCCTGTGCTGAACTCTGCTTCTCGTTGGATGATTATTATGGTAATTTTGGTTCTAATTTCTTTTACAAAGATTGCCCTGCTGTTGTAAATTCGTTAGACTTGGATGATTCGAAGAGAATGTTAACGTTGCCTGGGGTCTTACTGAAAGAATGCGCAAATTTTGTTGTTCGCGATGGCAGGGGAGAAGTTGAGGTCCAGTTCTCTGAGAGGTTGGAATTTAAGGTTTTGCCGTCGGAGTTTTGGACTATTAGGGTTGAGGTTGAAGGGTGGGGTGGCAATTATCCAATTGAGTACTCATACAGTGTTGCTTGTGCAATTTTGGGGTCGAAAATAGTGAAGAACAGTAATTTGACGAAATGGATAATTGCAAATTCCCCGCGCTATGGTGTTGTGATTGATGTTCATTTGAGAGACCATGTATATGTGCTATTCAGGCTTTGCTTGAAAGCAATTGTAAAGGAAGCTTTTAGTTTGGAAGAGTtggtactaaatagagtatctgATGAGCAGACTGTCGTGGGTGATACAAAGAGAAGGGTAAGCTTGAAGTGTCCCATATTGGTTCAGGTTTTGATGTGGTTTGCATCCCAGCTTTCTGTTTTGTATGGTGAAGTGAATGGAAGGTGCTTTGCTATCAATATATTTAAGCAATTTTTATTAGAAGCTGCACCTCAGGTGTTGTTGATTCCCTTGGAGGAAACAAGTACACATTCTTCTATAAATAATGAACTCTGTGTAAACACAATTCATGCCAAAGATGTCAGATTTGAAGAGCCAGTTGAAAGGCGTATGGGGGTTGAAATAGGTAAACTGGTGGGTAAACACGTAGATTGTGAGGTGATTTTTGTGTCCCAAGTGGCAGCAGCAGTTGCAGCAGTGCTTGAGCGGTCCTTGCTTGAACAGAAAATTAAGGGTTCACAGGTTTCTCAGCAGTTTACAAGATATCAAAG GATGGCTGAACATGCTTATGTGTCATCAAAAGCTGATGAGGAGCGGAAAAAACGTTCTGATTACAGACCTATAATCGATCACGATGGCCTTCCTCGGCAGAGATCATCTAATCAG GACTCGAATAAGTTTAAGACAAAAGAAGAATTATTGGCTGAAGAAAGGGACTACAAACGGCGAAGAATGTCATATCGTGGGAAGAAGGTGAAGAGGACAACCTTACAG GTGATGAGAGATATAATAGAGGAGTACATGGAAGGAATACAAGAAGCTGGTGGAATTGGTTACTATGAGAAGAGAACTAAAGAGAAAGGCGCTTTGCTTGGATCACCCTCTGGTCAGCACTTTGTGTTGGATGCTGATGGGCAAAAATCTATGAATGCTGACTCATTGGAAGCAACTAGAGGTATTCCAGACAAGTATGTCGGACAATCATCCTCAAATTTTAATGGTCATGGGAGAACTAATCGGGGACGTCATGGGAGCAGTGGGTCTTTAGAAGATAAGAGAAGTACGGGTAGGAACAAGCATCGTGGAGAGTATGATTCTGAAAGCCCAGAAAGATATCGAAGTCGTGAACGGTCCAGTCAGAGAATCCATGATAGGGTGCTAGATGATGTGGAAGTTACTAGAACCAAGCCACATGAGATGAAAAGATCATCTGGTAAGTCCGATGGTCATGACTTTCTATCAAATTATCATGATTCAAATCACACAGATAGGTTTACAGTCGGAAAGGATGATCATAAGTTGAAAAGTAAAAGCAAGCGAGAACGGAGCAAATATGGACATCATATTTCAGACTCTGTTGTCAGAAGTGCATTCAGGGACAGATATGATCCTTCAGAATCTCATGATCATCATATTTCAGACTCTgttgtcaaaagtgcatttggAGACAGATATGATCCTTCAGAATCTCATGATAAGTATTGA